One segment of Danio aesculapii chromosome 3, fDanAes4.1, whole genome shotgun sequence DNA contains the following:
- the LOC130220928 gene encoding zinc finger protein 235, which yields MTKLEVINTFLTERLMAALNEIMDMIGGTVLQYEKELDSVQKDNEYLRRRLKEIEKIVESTAPPISNPAPSSPPAHLKWTSSTETETVPTEIYQNQVQNEQLTNTKVEEFSSHVLLVTEPEITIPAPPIPNPLAQTNKDFETCTLDKYSCDVKTEPPESLHLPSTNIYSPLPHYTSQLPTTTNIIHEPDPKVFNTPNSTDSEIAQCRNLKPKSLQESISKHSPNARKTTYPESGVSYNNTHQNTDLGSVRNDAVSSNGHLGIGNIAVNSLRHMPFVRQNRGRGRGRNKGPGTHACPQCGKLFPHHSRLKVHMLIHTGEKPYVCGQCGKRFNNDGTLRNHSRVHLQLRLFDCPVCARSFKDAYTCRNHMRVHSR from the exons ATGACAAAGCTGGAGGTCATCAACACGTTTCTGACGGAGCGCTTAATGGCGGCGCTGAATGAAATCATGGACATGATCGGCGGGACTGTCCTGCAGTATGAGAAAGAGCTGGACAGCGTGCAAAAGGACAACGAGTATCTGAGACGGAGACTCAAGGAGATCGAAAAAATCGTCGAGTCGACTG CTCCACCCATCTCAAACCCTGCACCATCATCTCCACCTGCTCATCTGAAGTGGACTTCTAGCACAGAAACAGAAACAGTGCCTACAGAGATCTATCAAAACCAGGTACAGAACGAACAGCTCACCAACACAAAAGTGGAAGAGTTCTCCAGCCATGTGCTTCTTGTGACTGAACCAGAGATCACTATCCCTGCTCCTCCAATCCCAAACCCACtggcacaaacaaacaaagacttTGAAACGTGCACTTTAGACAAATATTCTTGTGACGTTAAAACCGAGCCCCCTGAAAGCCTTCATTTACCGTCCACAAACATCTACAGTCCATTACCACATTACACATCTCAGCTACCAACTACTACTAATATCATTCACGAGCCTGATCCTAAAGTTTTCAACACACCCAATTCCACCGATTCAGAAATAGCTCAATGTAGGAATCTAAAGCCTAAATCCTTGCAAGAGTCCATCAGTAAACACAGCCCAAATGCAAGGAAGACCACATATCCTGAATCAGGCGTCAGCTATAACAACACTCATCAAAACACAGACTTGGGATCAGTCAGGAATGACGCTGTTAGCAGCAACGGTCATCTGGGGATTGGAAACATTGCGGTCAACTCTCTACGCCACATGCCGTTTGTCAGACAGAATCGAGGAAGAGGACGAGGAAGAAACAAAGGTCCTGGGACGCACGCATGTCCTCAGTGTGGAAAACTGTTCCCTCATCATTCCCGGCTAAAGGTGCACATGCTCATCCATACAGGAGAGAAGCCGTACGTCTGCGGCCAGTGTGGAAAACGCTTCAACAACGATGGGACTCTGAGGAACCACAGTCGTGTGCATCTTCAGCTGCGTCTGTTTGACTGTCCCGTGTGCGCACGCAGCTTTAAGGATGCCTACACTTGTCGAAATCACATGCGTGTTCATAGTAGGTGA